A stretch of DNA from Alistipes sp. ZOR0009:
GAAATCCGATGTCTCTCAAACCAGCTGCTCCAAGTAACGCATCACATAAAGCGTGGATTAGCACGTCACCATCCGAGTGGGCTACGCATCCTTTGGAATGCTCAATCTGAATGCCTCCTAGCCATAAATCGAGTCCTTCTGCAAGTTGATGTACATCATATCCATTGCCAATTCTAATATTCATGTTTCTTCGTTTCAATTTTTGGTGGTAAATGCTGCTTTCTAACTTGTAAAGTTAAAACTTTTTCCCGCTGTTAGATTTTTTCTATTTCTAAATATTTTATTCTATAGTAGTTGCCTTTTTTGTAAGTTGTACTAAGAAATCTACAGTTAAAATTCTTCTTCGAATATTAATTATTTATATTTGGGGTGGAAAAAGAAGGGATAAAGAAGACCAAAGGATTTTACTATGAAAATTAGAAGCAAGGTATTCCCGCTGTTGGCTATTACCGCATTAGCATTAGTTGGTTGTGGTGGGAATAGCAATACGGCAAGAAAAGGTTCATCCCCAACAACAGGATGGGCCTACAACGATCCATCGATGGGCGGGTATGAGGTACGTGAGGCACAGGAGCAGGATTTAGGCCCAAATTTGGTGTTCATTGAAGGAGGTACCTTCCAGATGGGACAAACAAATGATGACATTTACTACGATTGGAATAACGTTACTCGAAGAGTTACCATCGACAATTTTTACATGGATGAAAACGAGGTAACTAATGTCGACTATCGAGAGTTCCTTTTCTGGTTGAGAAAGGCATATCCTAACTACCCTCAGGTTTATAGAAATGCGCTTCCTGACACCAATGTCTGGAGACGCGAATTGGCATTTAACGATCCATTGATGAAGAACTATCTTCGTTTGCCTCAGTTCAACGATTACCCTGTTGTTGGTGTTTCGTGGAGACAGGCTAACGACTATTGTATTTGGAGAACGGATCGAGTTAATGAGCTGCGTTTGATTGAGGCTGGCGTTCTAAAGTACGATCCAAACTCTCAGTTTAATACGGATGCTTACTTGGCTGGCCAGTATGAAGGGTTGGTGAATAAGAACTTGCCAAGTCTTTCTTCTAAAGATGGCAAGGGAACACGTCGTGTTACTTTAGAAGATGGTATTTTGTTGCCACAGTACCGCCTTCCTACCGAGGCTGAGTGGGAGTATGCAGCCATTGCGCTTATCGGGAACACGTTTGACGAGCGCGTTGTTGAACGTAAAACCTATCCTTGGAATGGTCACTCGTTGCGTAACCCTGATCCAAAGAACAGAGGTGATCTAACCGCCAACTTCCGACGCGGGCGAGGTGACTATAAAGGTACTGCAGGTAGCGCGAATGATGGCTATTCAAAGCCAGCTCCAGTTCGATCATTCTGGCCTAACGACTTCAACTTGTACGATATGGCCGGGAATGTTAACGAGTGGGTTTTGGATGTATATCGTCCTCAATCGTCTGAAGATGTTGAAGATTTCCGTCCTTTCCGTGGTAACGTATTTACCGAGTACTTGAAGAAGGAAGATGGAACACCAATGGTCGATTCTTTGAAAAGGCTAAGAATGGATACTGTTAAATCTGTTAATCGTTACAACTATCGTAAGGGTGATAACAGAAATATCAAGGATGGTGATTTAGGTACTTTATTGGGCTATGAAAATGAGAATGGTTCTGATAGCGTTAGTACCACCAACAAGATGTATTACCCTGGAAATAACAAGGCAAAGAAGCGTCCAAATGAAGGTATGACATCTTTAATTAGCGATAAATCTCGTGTTTACAAAGGAGGTTCTTGGAGAGATAGAGCATACTGGTTGATTCCTGGAACACGACGTTACTTGGATGAAAATGAATCTAGAGACGATATAGGATTTAGATGCGCAATGGAAAGCCTAGGTGATAGGATTCCGAAGCAAACAAGAAAGAAATAATTGTGTTTATTAAAGAAAACCTCATTTTTGAGGTTTTCTTTTTTTAGATGGATAGGTATGAAAGCACTAGAAAAAATTTATCAGCAATTCTTAGAATGTCGTTCAGTATCTACCGATACAAGGAAGATTGAGAAAGGTACAATCTTTTTTGCCTTAAAGGGTGGTAATTTTGATGGGAATGACTTCGCTTTACAAGCATTGGAGCAAGGTGCTTCCATGGCTATTGTAGATAGGGTTGGGATAACGGGTGATAAGGTTGTTTTTGTAGATAATGTACTGCATGCATTGCAGGAGCTCGCTCGGATGTACCGTCGTTCGTTGTCAATTCCTTTTGTAGGCCTAACGGGTACAAACGGGAAAACAACTACAAAGGAGCTGATTACCGCTGTGCTTTCGAAAAAATACCGGGTGTCATCAACCAAAGGAAATCTTAACAACCATATAGGTGTTCCGCTTACCGTACTCGCAATTCCTAGCGATTGTGAGATTGCAGTAGTTGAAATGGGTGCAAACCACCCGCTGGATATTGATGAGCTTACATCGATTGCGATGCCAACGTTGGGTTTAATTACAAATGTAGGGAAGGCTCATTTAGAGGGTTTTGGGTCTTTTGAGGGTGTTAAAAAGACCAAAGGAGAACTGTATGATTACCTGAAATCTGTGAACGGGGAAGTTTTCTTAAATACAGATAATGAGCATTTAATGGGGATGGCTCAAGAGCGAGGAATTGCTACCTTTGTTCCGTACGGAAAGTCTGCGATGAAGGTTGCCATTCTACCTACAGACTTAGATCATCCTTTTTTAAGAATGGAGTTGAGTGCAGATTCCGTTAAAAGATTGGAGTTGGATAGCCAAATTGTTGGAGGTTACAATGCTGATAATGTTTTAGCGGCCGTCGCTTTGGGGATCTTTTTTGACGTAGAGCCTATGAAAATAAGGGACGCAATTCGCAATTATACCCCAGATAATAATCGCTCTCAGCTAATGAGAACAGATAACAACTTGGTAATTGTAGATTGTTATAATGCCAATCCAACCAGCATGGATGCAGCCTTGGTAAACTTTTCTAAGTTTAATGTAGCTAGGAAGGTTGCCATTTTGGGCGATATGCTTGAATTAGGCACCGCTTCTGTTGAGGAGCATCGTAAAATTATAACCCTTGTTGAAGACCTTAAAGTAGGTACAGCTTTCTTTATCGGTGCTGAATTTAAGGCGCTAGAAGATGCTGATCATCTATTTTTTAGTAATACTAACGAGCTTATTGATTACATTAAGAACAATCCAATTTCTGATTCTTTGGTATTAGTTAAGGGATCACGAGGTATAAAGTTGGAAAGTTCGCTATCTTTACTATAATCATTCAAATTGTGGACTATGAGATCGATGGATCCAATTGTAGGAAAACTGATGGGTTTGAGATACAAATCACATCCTTGGCATGGAGTTTCTATTGGAGATGATGCTCCCAAAGTTGTTACATGTTTCATAGAAATGGTTCCAACCGACACGGTGAAGTATGAGGTTGACAAAATATCGGGATACCTGAGGCTTGATAGACCGCAAAAGTATTCGAATGTTGTCCCTGCTCTTTACGGGTTTATTCCGCAAACATACTCAGGGAAGAAGGTTGCTCAAATGACTATTGATAAGACCAATCGCCCTGGAATTAAAGGAGATGGAGATCCTATTGATATTTGCATTTTAACAGAAAAAGATATTGCGCATGGTGATATTCTTGTAAGTGCAAGGCCTATTGGCGGTTTTAGGATGATTGATGGCGTTGATTCGGACGATAAAATTATTGCTGTTCTTGAGAACGACGCGGTTTATGGAGGATACAAAGATATTACGGATTGTCCGCCAATGGCAATAGAGCGGTTGAAACACTATTTCTTAACTTATAAGGATCTTCCAGGAGAGAAGCGTAACGTGGAGATTAGCCATGTTTACGATAGAGAAGAAGCTTACGAGGTTATTAAATGCTCTATGGAGGATTATAATGATCGATTTAACTTTGAAGATGTATTTTTAAAATAGGAAAAGCGCCAATTGGCGCTTTTTATTTTTCAATGAAATCTGCTTTGTTTAATCTGCTAAAAGTTTTTTTCCCTTTAACAACATAGCTCAAAATGATACTTTTTTTGTAAAGTCCTAACGTTGAGTGCTTGCTGATACTTTTCCTTTTTTCGATAAATTTGTCAGCCATTTTATAAAAATCTCGATGAGCTTTTAAAACCGAAACAAAAAAACTCCATTTGCCTTGAAGTAGAAATACGATTCCAGCTGCTCCGTCGAGTATCATTCTTATAAAGAGCGTTCGGAATAACAGTCTTTTAGGGAGGTTTTTGGTGAGCATTAGAAGGCTATTCCGAAAGTTAAGGTACATTTTGCGAGGGTTGTTGTTAGGTAGAGTTCCTCCTCCAACATGGTAAACCTTACTTTGTGGATATGCCATTACTTTGTATCCTTCATGCTGTAACCTCCAGCAAAAATCTATTTCCTCCATATGGGCAAAGAAATCGCTGTCAAGCCCTCCTAACTCACGATAGAGTCTTGTGCGTACCATTAGGCAGGCACCAGAGGCCCAGAAAACGGGAGTTGGATTGT
This window harbors:
- a CDS encoding inorganic pyrophosphatase, with protein sequence MRSMDPIVGKLMGLRYKSHPWHGVSIGDDAPKVVTCFIEMVPTDTVKYEVDKISGYLRLDRPQKYSNVVPALYGFIPQTYSGKKVAQMTIDKTNRPGIKGDGDPIDICILTEKDIAHGDILVSARPIGGFRMIDGVDSDDKIIAVLENDAVYGGYKDITDCPPMAIERLKHYFLTYKDLPGEKRNVEISHVYDREEAYEVIKCSMEDYNDRFNFEDVFLK
- a CDS encoding UDP-N-acetylmuramoyl-tripeptide--D-alanyl-D-alanine ligase, yielding MKALEKIYQQFLECRSVSTDTRKIEKGTIFFALKGGNFDGNDFALQALEQGASMAIVDRVGITGDKVVFVDNVLHALQELARMYRRSLSIPFVGLTGTNGKTTTKELITAVLSKKYRVSSTKGNLNNHIGVPLTVLAIPSDCEIAVVEMGANHPLDIDELTSIAMPTLGLITNVGKAHLEGFGSFEGVKKTKGELYDYLKSVNGEVFLNTDNEHLMGMAQERGIATFVPYGKSAMKVAILPTDLDHPFLRMELSADSVKRLELDSQIVGGYNADNVLAAVALGIFFDVEPMKIRDAIRNYTPDNNRSQLMRTDNNLVIVDCYNANPTSMDAALVNFSKFNVARKVAILGDMLELGTASVEEHRKIITLVEDLKVGTAFFIGAEFKALEDADHLFFSNTNELIDYIKNNPISDSLVLVKGSRGIKLESSLSLL
- a CDS encoding glycosyltransferase family 2 protein encodes the protein MNRVAVIILNWNGITFLKQFLPSVIANTPAAIADIIVADNGSNDESVQHIKATHPSVQIIQFDRNYGFTGGYNKAISSINHEYTVLLNSDVEVPQGWLEPLVAEMDKNKEVGACMPKIIAQQNKDSFEYAGASGGFLDKFGYPFCRGRILSSLENDNGQYDNPTPVFWASGACLMVRTRLYRELGGLDSDFFAHMEEIDFCWRLQHEGYKVMAYPQSKVYHVGGGTLPNNNPRKMYLNFRNSLLMLTKNLPKRLLFRTLFIRMILDGAAGIVFLLQGKWSFFVSVLKAHRDFYKMADKFIEKRKSISKHSTLGLYKKSIILSYVVKGKKTFSRLNKADFIEK
- a CDS encoding SUMF1/EgtB/PvdO family nonheme iron enzyme codes for the protein MKIRSKVFPLLAITALALVGCGGNSNTARKGSSPTTGWAYNDPSMGGYEVREAQEQDLGPNLVFIEGGTFQMGQTNDDIYYDWNNVTRRVTIDNFYMDENEVTNVDYREFLFWLRKAYPNYPQVYRNALPDTNVWRRELAFNDPLMKNYLRLPQFNDYPVVGVSWRQANDYCIWRTDRVNELRLIEAGVLKYDPNSQFNTDAYLAGQYEGLVNKNLPSLSSKDGKGTRRVTLEDGILLPQYRLPTEAEWEYAAIALIGNTFDERVVERKTYPWNGHSLRNPDPKNRGDLTANFRRGRGDYKGTAGSANDGYSKPAPVRSFWPNDFNLYDMAGNVNEWVLDVYRPQSSEDVEDFRPFRGNVFTEYLKKEDGTPMVDSLKRLRMDTVKSVNRYNYRKGDNRNIKDGDLGTLLGYENENGSDSVSTTNKMYYPGNNKAKKRPNEGMTSLISDKSRVYKGGSWRDRAYWLIPGTRRYLDENESRDDIGFRCAMESLGDRIPKQTRKK